The genomic DNA GTGCTGCTCGGCGAACCCGGTCGCGGCCAGCCGCTCCGCGTCGGCGGCGGCCCGCAGCTCGGCGTCGTACGCCTCCGCCTCGGCGCGCTGCTCGGCGATCGCGGCCGCGGCGGCCTCCTGCTCGGCGGCCAGCTCCGCGGCCACCCGCTCGCGCTGCCCGGCCAGCTCCGCCTCGACGGCGGCGCGCAGCTCGGCGGCCTCCCGCTCGGCGGTGGCCCGCAGCCCGGCGACCTCCGCCTCGACGGCGGCGCGCAGCTCGGCGTCGTACGTCCGGGCCAGCTCGCGGACCTCGGCGCTCTCCCGCTCCGCGGCCGCCCGCAGCTCGGCGGTCTCGGCGTCGGCGGCGGCCCGGACCTCGGCGGCGTAGCCGTCCGCGCCGGTGCGCAGCTCGGTGTCGTACGCCTCGGCGGCCTCGCGGGTCTCCCGGTCGAAGGTCTCGGCGGCGGCGCGCAGCTCGGCGGCCTCCCGCTCGGCCGTCTCCTGCCGCTCGGCGATCTGCTGGGAGGCGGCCTCGTGCAGCCCGGCCACCGACTGGCGGACCTCGGAGGCCTCGTCCTCGGCGGCGGAGACCAGCTCGGCGGCCCGGCGCTCGGCGGCGGCCAGCTGCTCGGCGGTCTCGGCGGCGGTCCGCGCGGTCAGCTCCTCGGCGTCCCGGCGGGCGCCGGCCGCCTCCTCGCCGGCGGCGGCCAGCTCGGCGGCGGCCTCGGCACGCAGTGCCTCGGCGGCCTCGGCGGCCTCGGTGCGCAGCGCGGCGGCGGCCCGCTCGGCCTCGGTGCGCAGCGCGGCGGCGGCCCGCTCGGCCTCGGCCAGCTGCTCGGCGGCGGTGTCCCGGGCGGCGCCCAGGGTCTGCTCGGCCTCGGTGCGCAGCCGCTCCGCCTCGGCGCGGGCGGACTCCCGGACCTCGGCCGCGTCGGTCTCGGCGGCCTCCCGGTCGGCCTTGGCGGCGGCCAGCAGCTCGGTGGTCTCCTGCTGCTCGCGCAGGAGCCCGGCGGAGGCGTCCTCGCGCTCGCGGCGGCTCTCCTCGCGGAGCGCGGCGGCCTCCGCCTCGGCCTCGCCGCGGGTCTGCCGGACCCACGCCTCGGTCTCGGCGCGCAGCTCCTCGGCGGCGGCCCGGGCCTCGTCCTCGACGGCCTGCGCGGCGGCCCGCGCCCCGTCCTCGACGGCCTGCGCGGCCGCCTGCGCCTCGCGGCGCAGCTCGGCGGTCTCCCGTTCGGCGGCCGCGCGGTTCTCCGCGGCGGCGGCCTTGGCGGCGGCGAGCGCCTCCTGGCCCTGCCGCTCGGCGGCGACGGTCAGCTTCTCGGCCTCGGTGCGGGCCCGGGCCAGGGTCTGCTCGGCCCGGCCCTGCTGCTCGGCGGCCTGCTCGGCGGCCTCGGCGCGGATCCGCTCGACCTCGCCGGCCGCACCGGCGCGCAGCGCGTCGGCGTCGGCCTTGGCGGCGGTCAGCAGGTCCTCGGCGCTCTTCGCGGACTCCTCGATCTGCACCGCGGCCTGTCGGCGGGCCTCGGTGCGGACCCGCTCGGCCTCCGCCTCGGTGGCGGAACGGATCTCCTCGGCCTCGGCGCGCAGCGCGGCGGCCTCGTCGTGCATCCGCTCCATCTGCTCGCGGATGGAGGCGGCGTCGTCCAGCGCGGCGTTCTGCGCCTCCTCGACGGCGGCCTGGGCCTGCTCGCGCAGCCGCTCGGCCTCGGCGGCCGCCTCGGTGCGGATCCGCTCGGCCTCGGCGGCGGCCTCGCCGCGGGTGGCCTCGGCGTCCCGGCCGGCCCGCGCGAGCACCTCCTCGGCCTGCTTGGCGGCCTTGGCGAGGTGGACGGCGGCGTCCTTGGCGCCCTCGGCGCGGCCGGACTCCTCGGCCTCGGCGCGGATGTGCCCGGCCTCGGCCAGCGCCTGCTCGCGCAGCTCCGCGATCTCCCGCTCGGCCTCGGCGCGCTGCTCGGCGATGGCCGCCTCGGCCTCCTCGCGCAGCTGCACGGCGACCGTCTCGGCGGTCAGCCGGAGTCGCTCGCTCTCCTCGGCGGCGGCGGCCCTGGCAGCCTCCGCCTCGGCCTGCGCGGTCGACGCGGCGGCCTTGATCAGGTCGGCCTCGCGGGTCGCGGCGGCCACCATCTTGGCGATCTCGGCCTTGGCGGTGAGGGCCCGCTGCTCGGCGGAGGCGGCGCCGTCGGCGACGGTCCGCTCGGCGGCCTCGGTGGCCTCGTGCTGCAGACGGACGGCGGCGGCCTCCGCCTCCTCGCGCATCCGGGCGGCCTCGGCCCGGGCCCGCTCGGCCTCGGCCAGCGCCTCGGCGCGCAGCCGCTCTATCTCCGCCTGGGCGCCGGCCAGGGCGGCCTCGGCGCGCTCCTGGTCGGCGAGGGCCTGCTGCTTGAGGGCGCTGATCTCGGCCCGGGCCGCGGTCAGCTGCTGCTCGGCGGCGGCGTGCGCCCCGGCGAGCTGGGCCTGGGCCTCGTTGGCGGCGGTGCCGCGCAGCTCCTCGGCCTGGCCGACGGTCTGCTGGGCCTGCTCGGAGGCGGCCCGCAGCAGCCGTTCGGCGTCGCTCTGGGCGCGCTGCAGGGCGGCCTCGGCGGCGGCCCGGGCCTCGCCGCGGGCGGCGTCCACGTCGGCGGCGGTCTGGGCGCGGGCCTGGTCGGCGAGCGCCTCGGCCTCGGCCCGGACGGCGGCCATCATCCGCTCGGCCTCGACCCGGGCCTCCTGGAGCAGGCGCTGGGCCTCCTGCTCGGTCCCGGCGCGGGTCTGCTCGGCCCAGGAGACGTTCTCGTTGACGTGCCGCTCGGCGGCCCGGCGGAACTCCGCGAGCTCCTCCTCGAGCTGCCGGCGGCGGGCGTTGAACTCCGACTCCAGCTGGGCGGTCCGCTCGGCGGCCTCGGCCAGCAGCCGCTGGGTGGCCGCCTGGGACTCGCGCAGCTGGCGCTCGGCGTCCTGGCGCATCGCCTCGGCCTGCATCTCGGCGTTGCGCAGGACCTGCTCGGCCTGACCGGAGACGGAGTCGAAGGCGCGCGGCTGGGCGAGCTGCCGCCGGGCCTCGTGGAGCTTGGCCCGGAGCACCTCCACCTGGTAGGCGAGGTCGTCGGCGTGCTCGAGAGTCTTGTCCCGGTCCTTGCGGGCCTTCTCGAGCTCGGCTTCGAACTTGGAGAGGTGATCCTCAACCTCGTAGCGGTCGTAGCCCCGCACTCCGCGGTCCCATCCATCTCCTGGTCGCGTCTTCGACCGGAGCCGCTCCCGCCCCGACGCTCCGGGACCGGACCGGCTCGGTCCTTGCATCGCTCCGCCGTCCGAGTGGACTCCTGAGCGAAATGTTGCCTCTGGAGAATGGTGACAGATCCGAACTGCGACCGTTCAGCCGCGCCCGCGTCGTGGACTCCCCTGGGCGCTACAGCGCACCTGGGCATTGTAGTGGTCGCGAACGGCGGGGGAATGGGGGTGTGGGGGTTTTCCCAAGTTACCCGTCAGTGTTCGACCGGTCCGGTCGCCGAGGTGACCAGTTCGGTCAGCACGCCGCCGCAGTCCTTCGGGTGCAGGAAGGTGATCCGGGAGCCCATCGAGCCGATCCGCGGCTCGTCGTACAGCACCCGCACGCCCTTGGCCTTGATGTCCGCGGCGTCCCCGTCGACGTCGGCGGTGCCGAAGGCGATGTGGTGCACGCCCTCGCCGTTCTTCGCCAGCCACTTGGCGACCGTGGAGTCCTCCCGGGTGGGCTCCAGCAGCTGCAGGTAGGAGGCGCCGCCGTCCCCGGTGTCGTTGATCTTCAGCATCGCCTCGCGGACCCCCTGCTCCTCGTTGACCTCGGAGTGGAACACCTCGAAGCCGTAGGTGTTGCGGTAGAACTCGACCGTCTTGTCGAGGTCGAAGCAGGCGATGCCGATGTGGTCGATGCGGGTCAGCACGGACGGCCTCCGGGTGGGTTCGGGACGAGGGTGGCACCCAGTGCACCGCATCGGACTCGAACCGCGCCACAGCGCGACGTGCGAGGCTGGTCACAATCGCCTCATCGGGCTGACACGGTGTTGACTGGGCAGTGCCAGTGCCGCTGATCACACCGTTGCGCCGGTGACGCAGCGGTGACCGGTCAGTACATTGAGCCGCATCCCCACACCCTCCTGGTCCGACGCGCGAAGGGGCACGTCCCATGACTACTTCAGTGATCGTCGCCGGTGCACGCACACCGATGGGCCGCCTGCTCGGCTCGCTCAAGGGCTTCTCCGGCGCGGAGCTCGGCGGTATCGCCATCAAGGCCGCGCTCGAGCGGGCCGGCATCACCGGCGAGCAGGTCCAGTACGTGATCATGGGCCAGGTGCTCCAGGCCGGCGCCGGCCAGATCCCCGCCCGCCAGGCCGCGGTCAAGGCCGGCATCCCGCTGAACGTCCCGGCGCTCACCATCAACAAGGTCTGCCTCTCCGGCCTGGACGCCATCGCCCTCGCCGACCAGCTGATCCGCGCCGGCGAGTTCGACGTCGTGGTGGCCGGCGGCCAGGAGTCCATGACCAACGCCCCGCACCTGCTGCCGAAGTCCCGCGAGGGCTTCAAGTACGGCGCGATCGAGATGCTCGACGCCATGGCGTACGACGGCCTGACCGACGCCTACGAGAACATCCCGATGGGCGAGTCCACCGAGAAGCACAACGCCCGCCTCGGCATCCCGCGCGAGGTGCAGGACGAGATCGCCGCCGCCTCGCACCAGCGCGCCGCCAAGGCCCAGGCCGACGGCGTCTTCGAGGTCGAGATCACCCCGGTCGCCGTCCCGCAGCGCAAGGGCGACCCGGTCCTCTTCTCGCAGGACGAGGGCATCCGCGCCGACACCACCGTCGAGGGCCTCGGCAAGCTGCGCCCGGCCTTCACCAAGGACGGCACCATCACCGCCGGCACCTCCTCGCAGATCTCCGACGGCGCCGCCGCCGTCGTGGTGATGAGCAAGGCCAAGGCCGAGGAGCTGGGCCTGACCTGGATCGCCGAGATCGGCGCCCACGGCAACGTGGCCGGCCCGGACAACTCGCTCCAGTCGCAGCCGTCGAACGCGATCAAGCACGCCCTCGCCAAGGAGGGCCTGGAGGTCGCCGACCTCGACCTGATCGAGATCAACGAGGCCTTCGCCGCGGTCGCCCACCAGTCGATGAAGGACCTCGGCGTCTCCTCCGACATCGTCAACGTCAACGGCGGCGCGATCGCCCTCGGCCACCCGATCGGCATGTCCGGCGCCCGCGTGGTGCTGCACCTCGCGCTGGAGCTCCAGCGCCGCGGCGGCGGCGTCGGCGCGGCCGCGCTGTGCGGCGGCGGCGGCCAGGGCGACGCCCTGATCGTGAAGGTGCCCTCGCAGGGCTGATCGTCCGGTACAGCGTCGGGGCTGCACGCCGCAACGAGCGGCGTGCAGCCCTTTCGTTCCTGGGAGGAGCACGTCTTTGATGGTCGATGTGGCAGCACTGGTCGAGCAGGCCCGGGAGGGCCGGCCGCGGGCGGTCGCCCGGCTGATCTCGCTGGTGGAGAACGCGGCGCCCCAACTGCGCGACGTGATGGCCGCGTTGTCGCCCCACACCGGAAACGCGTACACGGTCGGACTGACCGGGTCGCCCGGCGTCGGCAAGTCCACCTCCACCTCGGCGCTGGTCTCCGCGTACCGCCGGCTCGGCAAGCGGGTCGGCGTCCTGGCGGTCGACCCGTCCTCGCCGTTCTCCGGCGGCGCGCTGCTCGGAGACCGGGTCCGGATGCAGGACCACGCCACCGACCCCGAGGTGTTCATCCGCTCGATGGCCACCCGCGGCCACCTCGGCGGCCTGTCCTGGGCCGCCCCGCAGGCGCTGCGGGTGCTGGACGGCGCCGGCTGCGACGTCGTCCTGGTCGAGACCGTGGGCGTCGGGCAGTCCGAGGTGGAGGTCGCCGCGCAGGCCGACACCACCGTGGTGCTGCTCGCTCCCGGCATGGGCGACGGCATCCAGGCCGCGAAGGCCGGGATCCTGGAGATCGGCGACGTCTTCGTGGTCAACAAGGCCGACCGGGACGGCGCGGACGCCACCGCGCGCGAGCTCAACCACATGCTCGGCCTCGGCGGGGCCCGGCAGGCCGGCGACTGGCGGCCGCCCGTCGTCAAGACGGTCGCCGCGCGGGGCGAGGGCGTCGACGAGGTCGTCGACGCGCTGGAGAAGCACCGCGGCTGGCTCGCCGCGAGCGGCGAACTCGCCGACCGGCGCCGCCGCCGCGCCGCTCAGGAGGTCGAGGCGATCACCCTCGCCGCACTCCGCGCCCGGATCGGCGACCTGCGCGGAGACCGCCACCTCCACGCCCTCGCCGAGCAGGTGGCCGCCGGCCGGCTGGACCCGTACGCCGCGGCGGACGTGCTGATCGCCGAGCTGACGGCCTGACCGCCGGCGGCGGTGGTCAGCTGCGGCCGCGCAGGGTGCGCAGGTGCTCGGCCACCGGTGCGAGGGCCTCGTACATCGCGTCGATCTGCTCCGGGGTGAACCGGTCGACGAAGTGCTCGCGGACGCTGCGGACGTGGCAGGGCGCCACCTTCTGCATCGTCTCCCAGCCCTGTTCGGTGAGGTGGGCGAACAGGCCGCGCCGGTCGCCGGGGCACTCCTGGCGGAGCACCAGCCCGGCGTTCTCCATCCGGGTGATCTGGTGCGAGAGGCGGCTCTTGGACTGGAGGGTGGCGGTGGCCAGGTCGGTCATCCGCATCCGGCGCTCGGGCGCCTCGGAGAGCACCACCAGGATCTCGTAGTCGTTGATCGCGAGATCGTGGACCTGGAGCTCCCGGCTCAGCTGGTAGTCGAGCAGCTTGCTGACCTCGAGGTGGGCCCGCCAGAACCGCTGCTCACGGGCGTCGAGCCAAGGGGTCTCCTCCTCGGCTGTCGAGGAGGAGACCTCCGGCGCTTCGGTCACATGCGTATCCATGACAGACAGCATAGCCGAAATTGTTCAATGTTGTACGAATCTACGGCCCGGGGCAGTCGGTCCTAGAGGCCGAAGCGCCGGCCCAGGTCGCCCAGGTTCACGTTGCCGAGCCCCGGGACGTTGACGTTCGGCAGCTGCTGGCCGCCGCCGTGCCCGCCCTGGTGCGGCACGCCGCTGCCGGGCACGCCCGCCTCCGCGTGCACCACGCCCACCGAGCGCTCGGCCATCAGGGTCTCGCTGGACTGCAGCAGCACCTGGCCGGCCCCGATGAACTCGAACTGGTGCTCCTCGCCGGACGCCCCGCCGATCCCGGTCAGGTGGCGCAGCCCGCCGATGATGCCGTGCATGTAGCTGTGGTCGTAGTGGTGGCACGGCGCCGGGCAGTCCGCCCAGCCGACCAGCGCCTGCGGGTCGACCCGGATCGGCGGCTCGACGAAGTGCACCGGGCCGTTGGAGGCCGCGACGAACTTGCCGGTCCCGATCAGCGTAAGGAAGCCGGGGATGATCGACTGCTTCAGCTGCAGGGTCGGCTCGAACGCCAGCAGGTTGCCCGAGCGGACGGTCAGGTTGCCGTTCTCCAGGTCGTACGAGTTCAGGTCGAACGCCCGGTCGGCCAGCAGCAGCTTGCCGCGGCCCTCGGCGACCACCCAGTCCGAGGCGTGCAGCGGGGAGTTGAAGTTCCGCTCCAGCATCTGGTCGATCACGCCGCGCCCGATGCCCGAGAAGCGCATGTCGCCGTAGTAGGCGATCATCTTGCCCTTCTGCAGGTAGTACGCGCCGTTCAGGTCGACCGAGAAGGCGTACGGGTTGACGTTGTCGTTGACCGGCAGCGAGCCCGCGTCGTGCACCGTCGGGCCCTCGCCGCCCGGCGCGTACGGCAGCGGCGCGCCGAACTGGCCCTGCGGCGGGGCGCCGTAGCCCGGCATCGCGGCCTGGGTCTGCTGGTACGCCTGCTGCGGCGGGTAGCCCTGCTGCTGCGGCGGGTACGGCTGCCCCTGCTGGGGCGGGTACGGCTGGCCCTGCGGCGGGTAGGGCTGGCCAGGCTGGGGCGGGTACGGCGGCTGCTGGCCGTAGGGCTGCTGCCCGTACGGGGGCTGCTGAGGAGGGTAGGACATCAGAGCTTCACCTCGCTCGCCTGCACGTACACCATGCCGTGGCCGGACAGCTCCAGCTGGAACGCCTCGCCCGAACCGCGGCCGATCATGTCGCGCCACCCGAGGGCGCTGGACAGCTTGTTGGTCACCTGGCCGCGGTGCGCCACGTAGGCCTGCGGGTCGACGTGCACCGGCTGGCCGGGGGAGATCGGCAGCTCGATCACGCCGCCGTGCGCCATCACCGCGACCGAGCCCTGGCCGTCCAGCTTG from Kitasatospora terrestris includes the following:
- the mce gene encoding methylmalonyl-CoA epimerase, coding for MLTRIDHIGIACFDLDKTVEFYRNTYGFEVFHSEVNEEQGVREAMLKINDTGDGGASYLQLLEPTREDSTVAKWLAKNGEGVHHIAFGTADVDGDAADIKAKGVRVLYDEPRIGSMGSRITFLHPKDCGGVLTELVTSATGPVEH
- a CDS encoding acetyl-CoA C-acetyltransferase, with the translated sequence MTTSVIVAGARTPMGRLLGSLKGFSGAELGGIAIKAALERAGITGEQVQYVIMGQVLQAGAGQIPARQAAVKAGIPLNVPALTINKVCLSGLDAIALADQLIRAGEFDVVVAGGQESMTNAPHLLPKSREGFKYGAIEMLDAMAYDGLTDAYENIPMGESTEKHNARLGIPREVQDEIAAASHQRAAKAQADGVFEVEITPVAVPQRKGDPVLFSQDEGIRADTTVEGLGKLRPAFTKDGTITAGTSSQISDGAAAVVVMSKAKAEELGLTWIAEIGAHGNVAGPDNSLQSQPSNAIKHALAKEGLEVADLDLIEINEAFAAVAHQSMKDLGVSSDIVNVNGGAIALGHPIGMSGARVVLHLALELQRRGGGVGAAALCGGGGQGDALIVKVPSQG
- the meaB gene encoding methylmalonyl Co-A mutase-associated GTPase MeaB; translated protein: MVDVAALVEQAREGRPRAVARLISLVENAAPQLRDVMAALSPHTGNAYTVGLTGSPGVGKSTSTSALVSAYRRLGKRVGVLAVDPSSPFSGGALLGDRVRMQDHATDPEVFIRSMATRGHLGGLSWAAPQALRVLDGAGCDVVLVETVGVGQSEVEVAAQADTTVVLLAPGMGDGIQAAKAGILEIGDVFVVNKADRDGADATARELNHMLGLGGARQAGDWRPPVVKTVAARGEGVDEVVDALEKHRGWLAASGELADRRRRRAAQEVEAITLAALRARIGDLRGDRHLHALAEQVAAGRLDPYAAADVLIAELTA
- a CDS encoding MarR family winged helix-turn-helix transcriptional regulator, which codes for MDTHVTEAPEVSSSTAEEETPWLDAREQRFWRAHLEVSKLLDYQLSRELQVHDLAINDYEILVVLSEAPERRMRMTDLATATLQSKSRLSHQITRMENAGLVLRQECPGDRRGLFAHLTEQGWETMQKVAPCHVRSVREHFVDRFTPEQIDAMYEALAPVAEHLRTLRGRS
- a CDS encoding AIM24 family protein, whose product is MPGYGAPPQGQFGAPLPYAPGGEGPTVHDAGSLPVNDNVNPYAFSVDLNGAYYLQKGKMIAYYGDMRFSGIGRGVIDQMLERNFNSPLHASDWVVAEGRGKLLLADRAFDLNSYDLENGNLTVRSGNLLAFEPTLQLKQSIIPGFLTLIGTGKFVAASNGPVHFVEPPIRVDPQALVGWADCPAPCHHYDHSYMHGIIGGLRHLTGIGGASGEEHQFEFIGAGQVLLQSSETLMAERSVGVVHAEAGVPGSGVPHQGGHGGGQQLPNVNVPGLGNVNLGDLGRRFGL